The window CGGATGGGCCTGTTCGCGATGCTGTTCGAATGGGCCGAGGAGGGCCGGAACTTTCCGGTGCTCGGCCGAGGCGACGTGCGGATCCAGATGTTCGCCGTGGAGGATCTGGTCGACGCGGTCACCGCCGTGCTGCACGCCCCCGCCGACCGCGCCAACGACACGTTCAACCTGGGCGCGGCCGAGTTCGGCACGCTGCGGGACGACTTCCAGGCGGTGCTCGACGCGGCCGGGCACGGCGGGCGGGTGGTGCCGATCCCGGCCCGCCCGGCCGTCGCCGTCCTACGACTGCTCGAACGGCTGCGGCTGTCGCCGGTGTACGGGCGGCTCGTCCACAAGTTGTGCAACGACTCGTACGTCAGCATCGACAAGGCCGGTGAGGTCCTCGGCTGGCAGCCGCGGTACTCCAACCGCGACGCGATCCTGCGTACGTACCACTGGTGGCGGGCCACCCGCTCCGCCGCGCCCGCCGCCGGCACGTCCGCCGGTCGCACCAGCCGTGATCCGTGGAAACAGGGCGTCCTGAGCCTGGCCAAGGCCGTCTTCTGAACCGTCGGTAGCTCACCCCGCGCCTCCCACACCCACCGGAGCTCGTCGTGACCATCGCCATCGACCAGCCCGTCGGCACCGGCCCGACCGCCGGGCCCGGCCCGACCCCACCGCCCCCCGGGGCCACCCGGCCCGGCCTGCTGACCGACCTGATCACCCTGATCCGTCCGCACCAGTGGGCGAAGAACCTGCTGGTGGTACCGCTCGCTCTGATCGACGCACCTGAGTTGGGGCCGGGCCCGCTGGCCCGGATCGGCTGGGCGGTCGTGTTGTTCACCCTCGCCTCGTCCCTGGTGTACGTGGGCAACGACGTCTACGACCGGCGCCGGGACCGGGCCCACCCCGCCAAGCGCCACCGGCCGATCGCCGCCGGTCGGATCAGCGTCCCGGTCGCGTACGCCGTCGGTCTTGCCCTGGCGGTGCTGCTGGCCGCCGCGGTGCTGCTCGGGCCGGCCGTCGTCTGGTGGCCGATCGCCGGCTACCTGGTACTCAACCTGGCCTACAGCCGTGGCCTGAAGCACCTGCCGCTGGTCGACGTGTGCGTGGTCGCGGTCGGCTTCGTGCTGCGGGTCGTCCAGGGCCAGCTGGCCGTCGGCACACCGGTCGGCCGGTGGCTGCTGGTGGCGGTCTTCGCCCTGTGCCTGCTGTTCATTCTCGGCAAGCGGCGGCACGAGGTGACCGTCGCCGGCAGCGACCACCGGCCATCGCTGCGCGGGTACTCGGTTCAGTACCTGGACTACCTCATCGTCTTCTGTGCGGTGCTGGCCGTGGTCGCCTTTCTGTTCTCCCTGCAGGAGACGGTGGCCGACCCGTACACCGACCTGGCCCTGCTCGGTTCGGTGCCGTTCGCGTTCTTCGCTGTCGCCCGCTACCTGCAGGTCCTGGTGGTCAACGGGGACGGTGGGGAACCGACCCGGATTCTGCTCCGCGACCGGGTCATGTTCGTCAACGCCCTGCTGTGGGGCGTGCTGCTGGCCGGCACGCTGCTTGCCGCGCACTACGCCGTGCCGCTCGATCTCACCGCCCGGCTGCGTTGACCGTGGCCGGGCTTCCGCCCCAGAGAGAAAAGGATCAGCAGATGTCCGACCCGCTCGTCTCCGTCATCATCCCGAACTACAACTACGGCAACTCCCTCGGCCGGTGCATCGACGCGGCGCTGAACCAGACGTACCGTCCAACTGAGATCATCGTGGTTGACGACCACAGCACCGACGATTCGTTGGCGATCGCCCGACGCCGTGCCGTCACGGTGCTGCAGACTGCGCGCAACAGCGGCGTCGCGGTGGCCCGTAACATGGGCGCCGCCGCTGCCCGGGGCGAGATCCTTTTCTTCGTCGACTCGGACGTCGCGCTGCGCCCGGACGCGATCGGGACGGCGGTCGCCGAACTGCGCGCACATCCCGAGTACGGTGCGGTCTGCGGCATCTACGAGGACGATCCGCTGATCTGCGACAGTGTGGTGGAGCAGTGCCGGGTGCTCCAGGCGTACTGCTGGCGGATGGCCTCGCTCGGCGAGGTCAGTTTCCTGTTCTCGTCGCTGGCCGCGATTCCCCGGCGGGTCTTCGACGAGGTCGGTCCGTTCAACCCCAGGCTGCGCCAGACCGAGGAGGTCGACTACGGACAACGGATGTCCGCCCGTTACCGGATCCGGGTCACCGAAGCGGTCCGTGGCTGGCACGACGACGACGACAAGTTGTTGCCGCTGATGCGCAAGCTGTTCCGGCGGGCGCGGCTGCGGGTGCCGCTGTTCGCCCGGC is drawn from Micromonospora sp. Llam0 and contains these coding sequences:
- a CDS encoding glycosyltransferase family 2 protein, coding for MSDPLVSVIIPNYNYGNSLGRCIDAALNQTYRPTEIIVVDDHSTDDSLAIARRRAVTVLQTARNSGVAVARNMGAAAARGEILFFVDSDVALRPDAIGTAVAELRAHPEYGAVCGIYEDDPLICDSVVEQCRVLQAYCWRMASLGEVSFLFSSLAAIPRRVFDEVGPFNPRLRQTEEVDYGQRMSARYRIRVTEAVRGWHDDDDKLLPLMRKLFRRARLRVPLFARRRRFAKGFESASRSLSAIAALGVLAVLPLTLLTPWALPAVGALGALMVAGDAAMYRYVLRRRGPGFLTVFTAVAFATNVAISSGIAVGALQWLISGRFRRLYDAQWPSTTAPAAPTATGAPA
- a CDS encoding decaprenyl-phosphate phosphoribosyltransferase, whose product is MTIAIDQPVGTGPTAGPGPTPPPPGATRPGLLTDLITLIRPHQWAKNLLVVPLALIDAPELGPGPLARIGWAVVLFTLASSLVYVGNDVYDRRRDRAHPAKRHRPIAAGRISVPVAYAVGLALAVLLAAAVLLGPAVVWWPIAGYLVLNLAYSRGLKHLPLVDVCVVAVGFVLRVVQGQLAVGTPVGRWLLVAVFALCLLFILGKRRHEVTVAGSDHRPSLRGYSVQYLDYLIVFCAVLAVVAFLFSLQETVADPYTDLALLGSVPFAFFAVARYLQVLVVNGDGGEPTRILLRDRVMFVNALLWGVLLAGTLLAAHYAVPLDLTARLR
- a CDS encoding NAD(P)-dependent oxidoreductase codes for the protein MSGAAAGTVTVTGGSGMLGGNLVRSLAGDGWQVRSVDLRPPAEPVPGVDYLTADVRDAARVRAALRGTDVVVHTAAALPSYPEPEIRSIIVDGTRNVLDAARAVGADRVVHISTTAVYGLPAQVPTTEDHPRSPVDPYSRAKAAAEEVGERARASGMCVPMLRPKTFLGPGRMGLFAMLFEWAEEGRNFPVLGRGDVRIQMFAVEDLVDAVTAVLHAPADRANDTFNLGAAEFGTLRDDFQAVLDAAGHGGRVVPIPARPAVAVLRLLERLRLSPVYGRLVHKLCNDSYVSIDKAGEVLGWQPRYSNRDAILRTYHWWRATRSAAPAAGTSAGRTSRDPWKQGVLSLAKAVF